In Molothrus ater isolate BHLD 08-10-18 breed brown headed cowbird chromosome 7, BPBGC_Mater_1.1, whole genome shotgun sequence, one genomic interval encodes:
- the SP5 gene encoding transcription factor Sp5, whose product MAAVAVLRNDSLQAFLQDRTPSASPDLAKHSPLALLAATCSRIGQPGAAPSDFLPVSYDPTLGSPSRIFHPWSGEMPAHSPGGLPPPHPSLGLTPQKNHLQPSFGGSHELPLTPPADPSYPYEFSPVKMLPSSMAALPSSCPPAYVPYAAQAALPPGYSNLLPPAQSCRQLSPNPPPEDIPWWSIQQASAPGGCGHRFPAAAALPRSLVLGHSDFAQYQTQIAALLQTKSPLAATARRCRRCRCPNCQSAAGSAPEAEPGKKKQHICHIPGCGKVYGKTSHLKAHLRWHTGERPFVCNWLFCGKSFTRSDELQRHLRTHTGEKRFVCPECGKRFMRSDHLAKHVKTHQNKKLKAAADGVKREDSRDL is encoded by the exons ATGGCCGCGGTGGCAGTCCTCCGGAACGATTCCCTTCAGGCTTTCCTCCAG GACCGCACCCCCAGCGCCTCCCCAGACTTGGCCAAGCACTCGCCCCTGGCTCTTCTGGCCGCTACTTGTAGCCGAATCGGGCAGCCGGGCGCAGCGCCCTCGGATTTCCTGCCGGTCTCCTACGACCCGACGCTGGGATCCCCCTCTAGGATCTTCCACCCGTGGAGCGGCGAGATGCCAGCGCACTCCCCGGGAGGGCTGCCGCCGCCGCATCCCAGCTTGGGGTTGACCCCTCAGAAGAACCACCTGCAACCCTCCTTCGGGGGTTCTCACGAACTGCCCCTCACCCCCCCGGCGGACCCCTCCTATCCCTACGAGTTCTCCCCTGTCAAGATGCTGCCCTCCTCCATGGCCGCCCTGCCGTCCAGCTGCCCGCCCGCCTACGTCCCCTACGCCGCCCAGGCCGCCCTGCCGCCCGGGTACTCCAACCTGCTTCCGCCCGCCCAGTCCTGCCGGCAACTGTCGCCCAACCCGCCGCCCGAGGACATCCCCTGGTGGAGCATCCAGCAGGCCAGCGCCCCGGGCGGCTGCGGCCACCGCTTCCCCGCAGCGGCGGCGCTGCCGCGGAGCCTGGTGCTGGGGCACTCGGACTTCGCTCAGTACCAGACGCAGATCGCCGCCCTGCTGCAGACCAAGTCTCCCCTGGCGGCAACGGCCAGGAGgtgccgccgctgccgctgccccaACTGCCAGTCGGCCGCGGGCAGCGCCCCTGAGGCGGAGCCGGGCAAGAAGAAGCAGCACATCTGCCACATCCCCGGCTGCGGCAAGGTGTACGGCAAGACCTCGCACCTGAAGGCGCACCTGCGCTGGCACACGGGCGAGCGGCCCTTCGTCTGCAACTGGCTCTTCTGCGGGAAGAGCTTCACCCGCTCCGACGAGCTGCAGCGGCACCTGCGGACTCACACGGGCGAGAAGCGCTTCGTCTGCCCCGAGTGCGGGAAGCGCTTCATGCGCAGCGACCACCTGGCCAAGCACGTCAAGACTCACCAGAACAAGAAGCTGAAGGCGGCGGCGGACGGCGTCAAGCGGGAGGACAGCCGCGACCTGTGA